A genomic region of Arachis stenosperma cultivar V10309 chromosome 9, arast.V10309.gnm1.PFL2, whole genome shotgun sequence contains the following coding sequences:
- the LOC130948567 gene encoding 65-kDa microtubule-associated protein 3-like, which translates to MSQPQSDPLLQAETTCGSLLYELQIIWDEVGENETERDRMLFELEQECLEVYRRKVDHANRNRAQLRQAIADCEAELAAICSAMGERPVHTRQSDQNAGSLKEEHARILPQLEEMRKRKSERRNQFIEVHEQIQVISMEIYGPREYIPAVVDETDLSLRKLEDLHKQLQALQIEKSSRLKKVQEHLYTLNSLCSVLGLDFKQIINEIHPSLGESEGSNSVSNDTIQRLVVAIQELREVKLQRMQKLQDLATSMLELWNLMDTPIEEQQIFQNVTCNIAASEHEITETNTLSVDFIKCVEAEVSRLEELKSSKMKELVLKKRTELEEICRKTHLVPEIDSAVEYAVEAIESGTVDPACVLEQIEVQIAQVKEEALSRKEILEKVEKWLGACDEESWLEEYNRDDNRYNAGRGAHLTLKRAEKARALVNKIPAMVDALTSKTLAWEKEKGIQFTYDGICLLSMLEEYNILREKKEQERRKQRDLKKLQGQMIAEQEALYGSKPSPSKPQSVKKGPRMSTGGAANRRVSLGGAMIQTPKPDSKANSRVARKTDKAHQVEQNYLDDGVSCLSSARRGLDIAGVPVKKYSFGAGSTRDIEPPPLARQPFSPITSKVSSNTNMANSKDELNIQSEKLQKTISLNNMPFSTPSKTAAIVVDDENRTPKAMPIPVPSTPSTVSVPMKMVMTPAPAFGGGELVRDIEYSFEERRLGFVLQ; encoded by the exons ATGTCTCAACCTCAAAGTGATCCCCTTTTGCAAGCTGAAACAACTTGTGGGTCCCTCTTGTATGAACTTCAG ATAATATGGGATGAAGTCGGGGAGAATGAGACTGAGAGAGATAGAATGCTTTTTGAGCTTGAACAAGAGTGCCTAGAAGTATATAGAAGGAAGGTTGATCATGCCAATCGTAATAGAGCTCAATTAAGGCAGGCAATTGCTGATTGCGAGGCAGAACTTGCAGCCATCTGTTCAGCAATGGGGGAGCGACCAGTCCATACTAGGCAG TCTGATCAAAATGCTGGAAGTTTAAAGGAAGAGCATGCAAGAATTCTGCCACAGTTGGAGGAGATGCGTAAAAGGAAGTCTGAGCGTAGAAATCAATTTATAGAAGTTCACGAGCAAATTCAAGTTATCTCAATGGAGATTTATGGACCAAGAGAATATATTCCAGCTGTTGTAGATGAAACTGATTTGTCCTTGAGAAAACTTGAAGATCTGCACAAACAGCTGCAGGCACTTCAGATTGAAAAG AGTAGTCGCCTCAAAAAGGTCCAGGAGCACCTGTATACGTTGAACTCTCTATGCTCAGTGCTTGGTCTAGACTTTAAGCAGATAATCAATGAAATCCATCCCAGCTTAGGCGAATCAGAAGGATCTAACAGTGTAAGTAATGATACCATCCAACGATTGGTTGTTGCTATACAAGAACTACGCGAAGTAAAATTGCAGAGAATGCAGAAG CTCCAAGATCTTGCAACATCAATGTTGGAGCTCTGGAACTTGATGGATACACCTATTGAAGAGCAACAGATATTTCAGAATGTTACATGTAACATAGCTGCTTCAGAACATGAAATAACTGAAACTAACACCTTGTCTGTGGACTTCATCAAATGT GTTGAAGCAGAAGTATCAAGATTAGAAGAGTTAAAATCAAGCAAAATGAAAGAGCTTGTTTTGAAGAAGAGAACAGAACTAGAGGAGATATGTCGAAAGACTCATCTGGTTCCAGAAATAGATAGTGCTGTTGAATATGCTGTTGAAGCTATAGAGTCCG GAACTGTGGACCCTGCTTGTGTGCTTGAACAAATTGAAGTTCAGATTGCTCAAGTTAAAGAGGAAGCTTTAAGCCGAAAAGAAATACTTGAAAAGGTTGAGAAATGGTTGGGAGCCTGTGATGAGGAGTCTTGGCTTGAGGAATACAACAGG GATGACAATCGATACAATGCTGGGAGAGGTGCTCATCTTACTCTCAAGCGAGCTGAGAAAGCACGTGCCTTGGTTAATAAAATCCCAG CAATGGTAGATGCATTGACTTCAAAAACTTTAGCATGGGaaaaggaaaaaggcattcagTTCACCTATGATGGT ATTTGCCTGCTCTCCATGCTGGAAGAGTACAACATATTACGGGAAAAGAAAGAGCAAGAACGCCGCAAGCAGCGG GATCTGAAGAAACTTCAGGGACAAATGATAGCGGAACAGGAGGCACTATATGGGTCAAAACCGAGCCCTTCGAAGCCCCAGAGTGTAAAAAAGGGACCTAGGATGTCAACTGGTGGGGCAGCTAATCGAAGAGTTTCCCTCGGAGGAGCAATGATTCAAACTCCGAAACCTGATTCAAAAGCTAATTCTCGTGTTGCAAGAAAGACTGATAAAGCACACCAAGTTGAGCAGAATTACTTGGATGATGGTGTTTCATGTTTATCATCAg CTAGAAGAGGACTAGATATTGCTGGTGTTCCTGTAAAAAAGTATTCATTTGGTGCCGGGAGCACTCGTGacatagaaccaccacctctTGCTCGACAGCCTTTTTCGCCTATCACTTCGAAAGTATCATCAAATACGAATATGGCAAATTCCAAGGATGAATTGAATATACAGAGTGAGAAGTTGCAGAAAACAATTTCACTTAACAATATGCCATTCTCTACTCCCTCAAAGACAGCTGCTATTGTGGTGGATGATGAGAATAGAACACCAAAGGCAATGCCAATTCCTGTCCCTTCTACACCTTCCACTGTTTCAGTTCCAATGAAGATGGTCATGACTCCAGCTCCTGCTTTTGGAGGTGGTGAATTGGTCCGTGACATAGAATATTCCTTTGAAGAAAGACGTCTTGGTTTTGTCTTACAATGA